CCATCACCTCTGTTTCTTTCAAATGTTTGAACGGCGATAGGCTCAAGGCCCCATGTCTGAAACTGTGAAGACTGTAACATGTTCGTCTTTGGATTTGCTCAGCGTGAAGGTCCCTCAGAGGGAACGagcttttttattattgtttaccGTAAAAGAAACTTCTAAAGTGGTGTGTATTATATATAACATACTCACAAGGTAAATAAACTGATACATAcgtaaagcttttttttttattgtatatatattttaggaaAGAAATGGCTGGCATAACTTTTAGCTGCTGATCACATCGGCCATTCCTCAGTattgcttcttgtgagttgaaaaagaaaaacaataatatcgcAGATGTATCGTATGTATCCATTTAGTTACATCTGGGATTTGTATCAGtcttaaaggttaaaaaaaggATCTTGTTTTTAATTGGTTAGTTTTTAATTTGCCTTTTTTATCTTTTCCCTTAACTTTTTCTACTTTAGACGTTTGTAATGCACCAAACTCTTTGTATGTTGAAAAATCTACTTAGCATTCAATCCGATTCTGATTCTAACGCACTAACTTTCCAAGAAATATGCAAGACTTTACTTCGTCCAGGAAAATAAAGCTGTTCATAAatttgatttcctttttttttctgcagtggACAAGAGAGCTGGAACTGAGCTTCCCCTTGTGGTAAGTTTTACCTTGTTTATCTCAGtgactctatataaagatggaagtaGCATCTCCACCTCTTCTGATTGACGATGAAGCGTCTTGATAAACAGTTGATCACACCATCACTCGCCATCGCAGGTTATTTCTAACGTGGACttattatttctctctctctcgtttttAGGATCACCggaatttccatttttctttgATCATGTAACACTTCCAGTGACAGAAGGGAAGAATGAGACTAATCAAAGAACTGTGTGGTGAGGAcgtcccagccccccccccccatcaaccCTTCAAGCCCTTTGACAAGGACCTCTAACACCAGCCAACTGTAACTTATCTCATACACACCAGCGTCAGTCCCACGAGCACAACAACAGTCCTGCCAGTGTTTCATCCCGTATCCCACGTCAGAGCATTTTTTTCTGCGTAGTTAGATTGATACATAGAGAATGAATTTGTTCTTACATTGTCAGTTTTAACTTGATGACACATGTacattttttacactttcaAAACTTTTgaaagttttatatatttttgggaatgtgtgttttataaaatgtaagTAGCTTTTTTTTTGTAGGAGTAgctccattttcttttcttgttcttttttctctgctttgGTGAATGTTTGTAACGTAGCTCGCATCGTTTCGCCTCTCCAGGTTTACACTGACCAGATCGATTCTCAGggattttacattttgataagaagaagaagtcttcacatttttgccaaatgTTTGATGAGAAAACACCACTCTTAGATATGTATGTTAAATACCAGCTGTCAGTTAGCTTAGCTCTGCATGTGCGCGAAGAGTCTATGGTCATACTGGCAGTCGGGCTTTAAGCTAATGTAAATGCTAACAAGCTCACGTCTGCTATGTTTACCGTGTTCACCATCTTTGTTTTACCTGTGagcatgctaacattagctatTTAGCACTAAGCAGAGTCAGTTGGCGTTAAACCAAAGTAGGCTACTTAACCAATAAtattttgacctgatgatggcgcAAGATTATAAGTTACGTAACCAAAGGAGCATGAATTTAATCTTTCCAAGAGTTATCGATATATTTGAGTCTTGACCAAAGTGTGAGTGAGCTAAAAGTCTAACGTAACACTTAACGTGATTAAGGCGTCAATTTGGTTCAACAGGGTTTGTTTTTGAACGTATTAAAGAAACAAGGGAAAATTTGGTCAATTTTGTTACCACGTTAGCGGGGCCCAGGTCAACTCCTCTGACGCCTTTGACGCGTCTTTATGCTTCGCTAAGCTAACCGTCTGTAGCTTGATATTTGGATCCAAACTGTACAGATATGTAATATTAATCCTCTCTTGACATTGAAGCAACAAAGGTTATTTCTACGGTGGCCGAGAGAGGCACcgcaaatgaagaaaaacaaagactttgtgaaaattcagaaaacaacttcatcaatttgacgacACAtgaagttattgaagtctgCTACCCGTCAGtgttgatggaacttcacaAACCATTGAGCTTTTGCATTGTGCTCTCAGCTGCCGCTTATTTCCCTCAAAACACAGAACACGGAAACTGGCTCAGTTTTCCAATCTTTGAGAAAAGAGTTAATCCTGGTCCATGCTACTGCAAGAGGCGACACGTTACAAGcttcacaaccacacacacacacatgtacacacacacacacacacacacacacacacacacacacacacacacatacaaaatgcAGCCGGAGTTTATGGCAATGGCAAATTTGTGAATAAAAACTTCCGTCTAATAAGCGtctgctttgtgtttcttctaTGTCTTGCACACTTAagcaaaaaatacacaaactcacacatttCTTGTGTCGACGGCTCATAAATCACACATCAACTATTGAAATTTTACATAAGCTCCGTCCCACAGGTACGAATGAAAAAGGAGCTCATCTGCCAAGAAACACAGAACACGCGGGAACATTCATGTAACATATGCAGGGCtgaatacatgcacacacacagcagccaaaAGGCTTCAGGTCTGTAGAGAAGTGGGGGGGGTAACAGGGTTTGCAGGGAGCGGGGGGGCCTTGGCAGTGCCTGAGGTGGCGTGACACTGCTGCATCCTATCACACTACAGTGACTTACTTTAGAAGAACATCTGTTCcccacaacataaacacacactctggacaTGTTTGCTTTCCTTGTGTCTCTTACAGGGgaactttctctcctccccacCAGAGTGATGGCTGTAAAAGCCCCCAAAAAATCCCCTGAATGTACCgagggcatgtgtgcatttGTACACATGTGTAGGTGTGACTGTACGCAGCAGAACAcgatactgtacacacactcactttctcCGGTGTGTGTCCACAACAGCTGCTTCATGTACGGATTATTTTAGTCTCTTTAAAGGAAGTGTCTGTTTTTAGTGTTCAGTTTTGAAACTGTATTGTGCAGTGAGGTCTGGTTGTTACATCACACATGAAATACTCACCAGTTTAAACAGTACATTCAGGTTAAATtcgtagactgtaaataaagatggacgacatgtcttcACTTGTTCTCACTGGCCATCTTGGAACGATGATatcagagtctgcacagtagcgaTCGGGGGGGATGGAGCCCCAGCATCAAGGTCCCATGAGATGCATGAGTTCCACAGAGTCCTCCTTTTTATCCCATCTCAtaagtaattaaaaccaaacttaccgaaatatttgatgtgtatttcgcctttttagtttggcccatgtcccatctgctaacatggaggaggcagggtttatgacctacactgcagccagccaccagggggcaattgagaagctttggcttcacttttggggagctttCATTTCttcaatctttatatacagctCATGGTTTAATCTGAGGAAAAACCTGACTTCATAAATAACGTGTAATGataacaataaaagtaaaaataatgtGGTTTTACGGCTCATTGAAGAAGTTTCTTGTCCGGGAGCAGTGAAGTCCAGGAATCTGCTGACGGTGACGATTTCACCACGGTGTTGatgagttttcagttttttagcAAGTCTTCAATTGCTTTCACCAAGTGGGAGATATTGTTCATGTTAGAAATCCCTGACTTATGGAACATGCAAAccaaatgcaaaacaatgaGATCACACACAAAGCCAATGCAACCTAAGACGAGAATATGTGCAAAATATGTGCCTCTCGCACTGGGCAATGCTAACGACACAAACGACGGTCAGGCTCAGGTAGCGCTGGAAACGGCAGTCATCCATGATGCAGCTCCCGGAGAAGACTTCTCCCCCCCGACCTTTCTAAGCCTCCGGGTGGTTCtgtggacgcacacacacgttagCTGTGCAGCCAATCTCTGtccaaaccatagactgtaaatactgtaatcaaccaccagggggagattgAGACGCTTCagtcttgtttctcttcagaaCGTTTCGTACAGCTCCAAAAAGTGAAGCGTCTCACTCTCCCCCTGGAGGATAGTTACAGTTATAGGTtttaaaccctgcctcctccatgttagtggatgtgaCATTGATTTAGTTCTTTATTTCTTATGGTTCTTATGGTCGTCCcttctttatacacagtctttGGTTAGGACAAAGTTTGGCTGCACAGCGATGGACTGTAGCTTTGACGGTGacacagcaaaaacacaaacgtTGCATCTTCAGAcggattttattttgacagggtcacagatcAACTTTTAACTCTTCAGCAAATAAATCCCGGCTGCACTTTTGGCTCCGGGCCCCCGGctccctccccctcttctcccaGTCGCCAGCAGTCAAAGAACCTCCTTTGTGACATTATATAATGTCTTGCCCGGTCTTTTTTTCATAACGGTtggcttcatgtgtgtagcctCCTTCAGGCTTGTTAgtcccccaccctccctcctccagctcccccaGACCCGCTgaccctcttcctcctgcagtttATGTTCTCcccctccttccatccatcaCTTTTCAAGTTTTGAAGGTACCACACAAGCCACATGTagtcgctctgtgtgtgtttgcgaaGGGGGGGTCAGTGCAGAAGGAGGAGTCTGGGTCCCTCAGCTCACCTGAATAATACCTTCTTTGTGAGCCCAGGCCTTATAAAGTCCCACTCCGATGCCGACTAACCTTGCAGACTTCCTCCAAGCTTCTGTGCGGACACATCCACCCAAACCCTCGTCCATTCATCACCGACACACCTAGCAGCACCAtgagagccaggatgggagtgATGCTGCTGGTTCTTGCAGTGACCGTTTGTTTGTCATATGCTCAGACCAACAACATCAGCAATGACAGcaagccacagcagcagcagcagcagcagcagcaacagcagcagcagcagcagcagcaacagcctcaacagcagcaacagcagcagcagcaacagcaacagccacagcagcagcagcgaagCGTTTGGGATGAGCCAATCCGATTCACCACCAAGTCCAAGGACACCTGTACCATGGTCGTGTCCGGAGCTGGGGACTATACTCGCCTGCGCGTCTCCTGCAAAGGTCCCAGCCAGGGCCAGACCCCGGCACGCTCCTACTACTGCGACTTCCAGGGGAAACCCAACCTGTGCCGCGCCTACAACCTCAACCCCCGCCACTACTTCACCCAGTTCATGTGGGAGATGAGGAAGCTGAGCAATGCCTGCCAGGGACCCAAGGTCTACCGCCCACAGATGTGCAAGAAATACCCAGACGAGGCCCAGATGACCTTCTTGAGCTCCTGGCCAAAGCCCGCCGCCGCCAAGCCCGCCACCCCCAAGCCCGCCACTCCCAAGCCCGCCAAGCCCGTTCAGGAGCAGCGCAAACCGGTGGTGCCCGGCCAGGTCAAGCCCGTCGCCACTCCTAAGCCTGTCAAGCCCCAGCCCCAGCAGCCCGGCAAGCCCCAGCCAGGCAAGGCCCCCCAGACCAAGAAAGTTGCCCCCAAGCCTGCGAAGACCACTACTCGTCCCACAGAGCAGACCGACTCCAAGGCCTCCCGCATCGCTAACGAGTACTGCTGGAAGAGCTTCCACGGCGTCTGCAGCTACTTCATCGGCTGGTTCCAGAACTGAGACCATTCTGCAGACGAAGGTGAGTGACGGAAAAAAACTATGAAGTAGTGACAGAGTTTAAAAAGTCAGATTAAAAAAGGttgagagagacgagagaggtAATTTTGGTGCATTGATGAAAAGCTGTAAAGCCAGAAAACTGCCCAAACTGTGTTTATCTTGAATTAATCTGACAAATCCTCCATTTCTTGTTGCTCCAGGTTGGATTCACCAGCGTCAGATCCGGTCAGAACTCCTCCCGTCTACATTTGACCACTCCAGGATCTGAGCGGGAGCCTCGTCATCTCGTGGCCTTGTGAGGTCCCACTCCCCATTCTCCACACGCAGCATCCCACAGGCTGAGCTCACATCACCCAACCTGCCCCTGTGCTCGGTTAACACGGTTAACAGATGACTGCTTAGATCTGTAAAACACTCACAGCAAGGCAAAGGGAAAATACGACAGGCGTGTGATTCTGTTTGTATATGATGTAAAGGTCCCTCCTCTATGTTTCGAATAACATTTATTACTCcaggaaagaaaatgtgaagGTAAAGAGAATAAAGTGAAAGTGGTgacttctccttcttcttctcctgtgtcGTTCATTTATGcttcttcctctgagctgcaATTATGTTTTTCCCCCCCTCCACACTCGCTCATTCAAAGAAGTCCTTGTTTCTGCTTCATCGCCGGCTGTGACAACACGTCTGGTGTGAACACGCAGACACAGACGGCTGTAAAGATAATACAGCTCGGTTCGAAGGAGGCGCCTGAGCCGAGCTAAACACTTCTTTGTATGAGCTGAGGGGTCCGGTCTTAAGAGCCACTGTGTGCAGGAACAGACGGGGGTCTGTGTGCAGGTCGAGGCCAGAGCGCGGCTGCAGCTCTGGTGTAGTTAACACTCActtacatacacaaacacacacagtgtaggtgAGGAAGCAAGAGACAAATCACTTTTACTCACTGCACAGCCACTTCTTTAACTGTCTAATCCTTGATGTGATGTATTAAATATTAGGATTCACAAAAAATGACAAGTGAAGTTTGATTGGTAAGTTGAAAGTTTACAAAGATGCAACAAAATTTGTATAGGAGCTTGCACAATATTTTTGGTTTTGATAACACGGTAAAGTCATAAGAAATACACAACACTGGGTTTAATATTATCGTTGGATTTATAAGTCAGAAATGAAAGacccttttattttgaagcattAAAACTActttagagaaaataaaatggacaGTGGAAGGACTCTTTGTTTAAGAAGAAGAGTCACTTTATGGAGCTGATGTCTAAATGCTTCAGTAGTTGGCATgagaagataaaaataaaaatataaaaataaaaactgacatGCATTCAGCAACAGCTTAAGTAAACATACATTTCTCTGACAGCTCTAGAAACTCATGGACACTGAGCTCAGCGTCTGGAGCTGTGTGataaaaatctgaatgtttAAAATTCGTCAGTGCTActacacaaataataaaataagatttCTGTCAGTTTTGTTCTTAACAAATTAACATATTAAACAAATTTAAAGAAGCTAAACATACCACAATTGAAAACAGGCCTATTGTGTTTCCTGTGGTCGGTCACAGAATCAATCAGTCTGTATCATTTAGTGCAGTTTACCACTGGAAACCACAGGGTGGTGCTGCTGAGCAGAGGGGAACcatccagtaaaaaaaaaaggtatatttctctttctctctcccgccatctctgtcacacacacacacacacacacaggtgggtTTTATTTGCCAATTCCGACATGTCATTGTCTTATATTCAATAGTTTGGCTAAACCTTAAATAAATACCATAAAAAGTAATGATTTATCATGTGGGGATTAACTTTTGTCCCCAACACTATGGAGCTAGAACAGTCTCATAAgtaataaatgcacacagaaatgaatacatgcgcaaaaaagatccacaaatgtatttggggatttatatatatatgtgactcaaaacacaaatacattttaaatgcacacacaaatatctttcattccatatatacgtaaaaaaaattcacatgtaaaacataagattcataaacatatttctgatgcacacacaaatagaaaaaaaattcacaaatatacgCATCTAAAAGTATTTGcaatcttcatcaaatacatgtttggagcttgttacattcatatataaactgttggacctgcatttacaaagtgcttttaatttgtaaacctcgctgcatttgtgtgtggacTTTTGAGACTCCCCTGACAGGAGCCTGATCCACAAATGCGTTTTTTCTAAGAGGGGATCGTCTGAAGCCAATCAGATGTCTCACTCCTTTACAGCCAATCACGTGAGAGTGCCTCCACACGACGTCATTAAAACGCGGGACCTGGAGGTTTTTAGCCCGCCCGCCcttagatttatatatatatataaagactagatgtcttaTAAGTTATGACACTAATAagttattcaattattttagaaaataacataattattcataagtatgcagtgtcatatgtacatctctgacgtttataacaaaccaaaccgtttaaaaatcggttgaaaattgagcaagttatggttatttaccactaccaacacaatgttatgggtgagcgagctgccccctggcaagatggccgccatgtgcggacgttcgtctccgttggccggcaacgcagacgagacatttAGTCTTGATATATATCTATGGGCGGGCGGGCTAAAAACCTCCAGAGACATCTGATTGGCTTCAGACGATCCCCTCTTAGAAAAAACGCATTTGTGGATCAGGCTCCGGTCAGGGGAGTCTCAAAAgtccacacacaaatgcagcgaggtttacaaattaaaagcactttgtaaatgcaggtccaacagtttatatatgaatgtaacaagctccaaacatgtatttgatgaagattgcaaatacttttacatgcatatatttgtgaattttttttctatttgtgtgtgcatcggaaatatgtttatgaatcCTATGTTTCACATaggattcattttttttacttatatatggaatgaaacatatttgtgtgtgcattgaaaatgtatttgtggaaTACAAAgatacatttgtggatcttttttgcgcatgtattcatttctgtgtgcatttattacttatgagcagggccgggtctaggcaggggcaagagggggcctggccccctcaaataaatgttgtgccccctcaaactaaatcccaatttataataataataatataataaagcacaatgccccctcaagatttgtggctgccccctcatacatgcctgtctagacccggccctgcttatgagactgttctagctc
The sequence above is a segment of the Limanda limanda chromosome 2, fLimLim1.1, whole genome shotgun sequence genome. Coding sequences within it:
- the LOC132997910 gene encoding fibroblast growth factor-binding protein 2-like, with amino-acid sequence MRARMGVMLLVLAVTVCLSYAQTNNISNDSKPQQQQQQQQQQQQQQQQQQPQQQQQQQQQQQQPQQQQRSVWDEPIRFTTKSKDTCTMVVSGAGDYTRLRVSCKGPSQGQTPARSYYCDFQGKPNLCRAYNLNPRHYFTQFMWEMRKLSNACQGPKVYRPQMCKKYPDEAQMTFLSSWPKPAAAKPATPKPATPKPAKPVQEQRKPVVPGQVKPVATPKPVKPQPQQPGKPQPGKAPQTKKVAPKPAKTTTRPTEQTDSKASRIANEYCWKSFHGVCSYFIGWFQN